From a single Agrobacterium tumefaciens genomic region:
- a CDS encoding YraN family protein — MAADARRNKRRKAERRGHTAEYWAALYLLVKGYRILAIRYRTRLGEIDLIARKRDVVAIIEVKARSSGLGAIDAVGSRSQQRIRAAADLWLSRRGDAARFSLRFDIVAILPRRLPQHFIDAF, encoded by the coding sequence ATGGCGGCTGACGCGCGAAGGAACAAAAGACGCAAGGCCGAGCGGCGCGGCCACACGGCGGAATATTGGGCCGCACTCTATCTGCTGGTGAAGGGATATCGCATCCTCGCCATTCGTTATCGTACCCGGTTGGGGGAAATCGACCTCATCGCCCGCAAGCGGGATGTCGTTGCGATCATCGAGGTCAAGGCGCGATCTTCCGGGCTGGGGGCTATCGATGCGGTCGGCTCGCGTTCGCAGCAGCGCATCCGCGCCGCCGCCGATCTCTGGCTCTCCCGTCGCGGTGATGCTGCCCGGTTTTCACTGCGCTTCGATATCGTCGCCATTCTGCCGCGACGCCTGCCGCAGCATTTCATCGACGCGTTTTGA